One window from the genome of Cyprinus carpio isolate SPL01 chromosome B1, ASM1834038v1, whole genome shotgun sequence encodes:
- the LOC109068429 gene encoding heparan-alpha-glucosaminide N-acetyltransferase-like isoform X2, protein MDEASLSVTNEIENDMMLYVVSDHCYKCLPKLLGIIPARPASGTPTTVGFVVGTQHALTLQLNSTSANLEQCKVNFHFGEQGNYSLWVKNLNEPSRVSCSMITDSEPINSYLPILFAFLVFAFLAALSAIWNTVKRLDVVTNLLHRLGSTVETERLINSELGTPNRLIDASMESIIPATTGRRLRSLDTFRGLALVIMVFVNYGGGRYWFFRHESWNGLTVADLVFPWFVFIMGTSIGLSLSGSLRRGVKRTHLQWRIFWRSLQLFLFGVIIVNPNYCQGPLSWDSLRIPGVLQRLGFTYLVVAILDLMVARDRLTNLSSETCWYSVHDVCLYWPAWLIVIALEAIWLCLTFLLPVPDCPTGYLGPGGIGDFGQYQNCTGGAAGYIDRWLLGNNHIYQTPSSRVVYQSVVPFDPEGVLGSINSVLMAFLGLQAGKILLHYRDQHRQIITRFLIWGFILGIISAVLTKCSRNDGFIPVNKNLWSLSYVTTLSCFAFVALVVFYYLVDVKKWWSGAPFYYPGMNSILVYVGHEVFEEYFPFRWKMANSQSHAEHLAQNLVATSIWVIIAYLLYRKKIFWKI, encoded by the exons ATGGATGAGGCGTCCCTTTCGGTTACCAATGAGATTGAGAATGACATGATGTTATATGTGGTTTCTGATCACTGTTACAAG TGTTTGCCCAAGCTGTTGGGAATAATACCTGCAAGGCCAGCTTCTGGGACCCCCACTACGGTGGGGTTTGTTGTAGGCACACAACACGCACTGACACTGCAGCTCAACAGCACCTCTGCAAACTTGGAGCAATGCA aagTTAACTTCCACTTTGGGGAGCAGGGGAACTATTCTCTGTGGGTGAAGAACCTGAATGAGCCGTCACGGGTCAGCTGCTCAATGATCACTGATTCTGAGCCCATTAACAGCTACCTGC ctattttgtttgcttttctggTATTTGCTTTTCTGGCTGCATTATCTGCTATCTGGAACACAGTTAAAAG acTGGATGTGGTGACAAATCTACTTCATCGCTTGGGGAGCACAGTGGAGACAGAGAGGCTGATAAACTCA GAGCTTGGCACTCCAAACAGATTGATAGATGCCTCTATGGAATCGATAATTCCTGCCACTACAGGACGGAGGCTTCGTTCTTTGGATACTTTCCGTGG CCTTGCACTGGTCATTATGGTGTTTGTCAACTACGGAGGTGGACGTTACTGGTTCTTTAGGCATGAAAGTTGGAATG GGCTCACAGTGGCTGATCTCGTGTTTCCTTG GTTTGTGTTTATTATGGGTACTTCTATTGGTTTGTCCCTGAGCGGTTCATTGCGCAGAGGTGTCAAACGCACTCATCTGCAGTGGAGGATTTTCTGGAGGAGCTTACAACTATTTCTTTTCGGAGTCATCATCGTCAATCCTAACTACTGCCAAGGACCCT TGTCTTGGGATTCTCTGCGTATTCCTGGCGTATTACAGCGTCTGGGCTTCACATATCTCGTTGTCGCTATCTTGGATCTTATGGTGGCACGGGACCGACTTACCAACTTGTCAAGT GAAACATGCTGGTATTCGGTGCATGATGTCTGCCTCTACTGGCCCGCATGGCTAATTGTGATTGCCTTAGAGGCAATATGGTTATGTTTGACCTTCCTCCTCCCAGTCCCAGACTGCCCAAC TGGTTATTTGGGTCCAGGGGGCATTGGTGACTTTGGCCAGTACCAAAACTGCACCGGTGGAGCTGCAGGTTACATTGATCGCTGGCTGCTGGGAAATAACCATATTTACCAGACGCCTTCATCCCGG GTTGTATACCAGTCTGTGGTGCCCTTTGaccctgagggtgttttgggaaGCATCAACTCCGTATTAATGGCATTTTTGGGTCTTCAG GCAGGGAAAATTCTGCTGCATTACAGAGACCAACACAGGCAAATAATCACACGATTTCTCATTTGGGGATTCATACTg GGAATCATCTCAGCTGTATTGACCAAGTGCTCCAGAAATGACGGTTTCATCCCTGTCAACAAAAACTTGTG GTCTTTGTCCTATGTTACGACTCTCAGCTGTTTTGCTTTTGTGGCGCTGGTAGTTTTTTACTATTTGGTGGATGTAAAGAAGTGGTGGTCTGGCGCTCCCTTCTACTACCCTG GTATGAATTCCATTTTGGTGTATGTGGGTCATGAAGTGTTTGAGGAATATTTCCCTTTTCGTTGGAAAATGGCCAATAGCCAATCACACGCAGAGCACCTGGCACAGAACCTTGTGGCCACCTCCATATGGGTGATCATAGCCTATCTCCTCTACAGGAAGAAGATCTTCTGGAAGATTTGA
- the LOC109068429 gene encoding heparan-alpha-glucosaminide N-acetyltransferase-like isoform X1, producing MKKEEIFTLRKNRKEEAVRSDVMASEREYRWTVCAVIVLLIALCTAHVTDRPASSHPHRKTSVLKMDEASLSVTNEIENDMMLYVVSDHCYKCLPKLLGIIPARPASGTPTTVGFVVGTQHALTLQLNSTSANLEQCKVNFHFGEQGNYSLWVKNLNEPSRVSCSMITDSEPINSYLPILFAFLVFAFLAALSAIWNTVKRLDVVTNLLHRLGSTVETERLINSELGTPNRLIDASMESIIPATTGRRLRSLDTFRGLALVIMVFVNYGGGRYWFFRHESWNGLTVADLVFPWFVFIMGTSIGLSLSGSLRRGVKRTHLQWRIFWRSLQLFLFGVIIVNPNYCQGPLSWDSLRIPGVLQRLGFTYLVVAILDLMVARDRLTNLSSETCWYSVHDVCLYWPAWLIVIALEAIWLCLTFLLPVPDCPTGYLGPGGIGDFGQYQNCTGGAAGYIDRWLLGNNHIYQTPSSRVVYQSVVPFDPEGVLGSINSVLMAFLGLQAGKILLHYRDQHRQIITRFLIWGFILGIISAVLTKCSRNDGFIPVNKNLWSLSYVTTLSCFAFVALVVFYYLVDVKKWWSGAPFYYPGMNSILVYVGHEVFEEYFPFRWKMANSQSHAEHLAQNLVATSIWVIIAYLLYRKKIFWKI from the exons ATGAAAAAAGAGGAAATCTTTACATTAAGAAAAAACCGAAAGGAGGAGGCAGTGAGATCTGATGTTATGGCATCTGAAAGGGAATACAGATGGACTGTCTGTGCAGTGATTGTGCTTTTGATAGCTCTGTGTACAGCTCATGTGACAGATCGACCTGCCT CCTCTCACCCCCACCGCAAAACTTCTGTGCTGAAGATGGATGAGGCGTCCCTTTCGGTTACCAATGAGATTGAGAATGACATGATGTTATATGTGGTTTCTGATCACTGTTACAAG TGTTTGCCCAAGCTGTTGGGAATAATACCTGCAAGGCCAGCTTCTGGGACCCCCACTACGGTGGGGTTTGTTGTAGGCACACAACACGCACTGACACTGCAGCTCAACAGCACCTCTGCAAACTTGGAGCAATGCAAG gTTAACTTCCACTTTGGGGAGCAGGGGAACTATTCTCTGTGGGTGAAGAACCTGAATGAGCCGTCACGGGTCAGCTGCTCAATGATCACTGATTCTGAGCCCATTAACAGCTACCTGC ctattttgtttgcttttctggTATTTGCTTTTCTGGCTGCATTATCTGCTATCTGGAACACAGTTAAAAG acTGGATGTGGTGACAAATCTACTTCATCGCTTGGGGAGCACAGTGGAGACAGAGAGGCTGATAAACTCA GAGCTTGGCACTCCAAACAGATTGATAGATGCCTCTATGGAATCGATAATTCCTGCCACTACAGGACGGAGGCTTCGTTCTTTGGATACTTTCCGTGG CCTTGCACTGGTCATTATGGTGTTTGTCAACTACGGAGGTGGACGTTACTGGTTCTTTAGGCATGAAAGTTGGAATG GGCTCACAGTGGCTGATCTCGTGTTTCCTTG GTTTGTGTTTATTATGGGTACTTCTATTGGTTTGTCCCTGAGCGGTTCATTGCGCAGAGGTGTCAAACGCACTCATCTGCAGTGGAGGATTTTCTGGAGGAGCTTACAACTATTTCTTTTCGGAGTCATCATCGTCAATCCTAACTACTGCCAAGGACCCT TGTCTTGGGATTCTCTGCGTATTCCTGGCGTATTACAGCGTCTGGGCTTCACATATCTCGTTGTCGCTATCTTGGATCTTATGGTGGCACGGGACCGACTTACCAACTTGTCAAGT GAAACATGCTGGTATTCGGTGCATGATGTCTGCCTCTACTGGCCCGCATGGCTAATTGTGATTGCCTTAGAGGCAATATGGTTATGTTTGACCTTCCTCCTCCCAGTCCCAGACTGCCCAAC TGGTTATTTGGGTCCAGGGGGCATTGGTGACTTTGGCCAGTACCAAAACTGCACCGGTGGAGCTGCAGGTTACATTGATCGCTGGCTGCTGGGAAATAACCATATTTACCAGACGCCTTCATCCCGG GTTGTATACCAGTCTGTGGTGCCCTTTGaccctgagggtgttttgggaaGCATCAACTCCGTATTAATGGCATTTTTGGGTCTTCAG GCAGGGAAAATTCTGCTGCATTACAGAGACCAACACAGGCAAATAATCACACGATTTCTCATTTGGGGATTCATACTg GGAATCATCTCAGCTGTATTGACCAAGTGCTCCAGAAATGACGGTTTCATCCCTGTCAACAAAAACTTGTG GTCTTTGTCCTATGTTACGACTCTCAGCTGTTTTGCTTTTGTGGCGCTGGTAGTTTTTTACTATTTGGTGGATGTAAAGAAGTGGTGGTCTGGCGCTCCCTTCTACTACCCTG GTATGAATTCCATTTTGGTGTATGTGGGTCATGAAGTGTTTGAGGAATATTTCCCTTTTCGTTGGAAAATGGCCAATAGCCAATCACACGCAGAGCACCTGGCACAGAACCTTGTGGCCACCTCCATATGGGTGATCATAGCCTATCTCCTCTACAGGAAGAAGATCTTCTGGAAGATTTGA